A DNA window from Brassica napus cultivar Da-Ae chromosome C1, Da-Ae, whole genome shotgun sequence contains the following coding sequences:
- the LOC106355830 gene encoding probable LRR receptor-like serine/threonine-protein kinase At4g29180, which translates to MRAHRSLFLCLFCALATVSLVHGQSQTGYISIDCGAPLKGIERDIVTGISYTSDDDFITTGVNFNVSKEYNYPKNPNLPYVLADLKAFPQGNRNCYSLKPSDAKDSLYLIRASFMYGNYDGGVNEKALPEFDLYLNVNFWSTVKFKNASEKVFKEILTYTESEFLYVCLVNKGKGTPFISGLELRPVNSSIYNTEYGRNVSLVLYQRWDIGYLNGTGRYQNDVYDRIWSPYTPVSWNSIRTTGYIDVFQSGYSPPDEVIKTAASPKSEDDPMELSWTSDDTNARFYAYLYFAELETLKANESRKMEIWWNGSPFSEDPFISPFEYSTTLSASRSFTGDHLISLQKTEDSTLPPMLNAIEIFTAQSLDEFSTAVEEGVCFMIFLILDFLVKIYILYNVNAVYAIENIKSLYKVKKVWSGDPCAPRLYPWEGVGCIYNNNNHHIKSLNLSSSGLQGPIVMAFRNLSLLESLDLSNNDLQHNVPEFLADLKHLKSLNLKGNNFTGVIPKSLMKKWQEGLLALSVDDKNRCNSSSCQEKKKNNMVVPIAAATSVIVLLVVLLIIWIILRQRKRVSGADAGPGPIPPPGKRRFGENAGPGPLLPSGKRRFTYDEVSSITNNFNKVIGKGGFGIVYLGSLEDGAKIAVKMIKDSLSTIPNVTSSSSSSTRASKEFQTEAELLLTVHHRNLASFVGYCDDERSTALIYEYMANGNLQDYLSSEKAEDLSWEKRLHIAIDAAQGLEYLHQGCRPPIIHRDVKTANILLNDNLEAKIADFGVSKVFPDDDLTHVETAVMGTPGYIDPEYYRTFMLNEKSDVYSFGIVLLELITGQRAIVRTKEGEKISVIHFVEPFLETGELDGVVDPLLHGDYSPDSAWKFVEVAMSCVRERGFNRPAMNQVVSELQQCLAAELAHEPERSSEGNGDREVD; encoded by the exons atgagagctcatcgctctctctttctctgccTTTTTTGTGCCCTTGCCACCGTCAGTTTAGTTCACGGCCAAAGCCAAAcag GTTATATCAGCATCGATTGTGGAGCACCTCTTAAAGGTATCGAGAGAGACATTGTCACTGGTATCAGCTACACCTCCGACGATGATTTCATCACCACCGGCGTAAACTTCAACGTCTCTAAAGAATACAATTACCCTAAAAACCCTAACTTACCCTACGTTCTTGCTGATTTAAAAGCTTTCCCTCAAGGAAACAGAAACTGCTACTCCTTAAaaccttcagatgcaaaagacAGTCTCTACCTCATCAGAGCTTCTTTCATGTACGGAAACTACGACGGTGGTGTCAACGAAAAGGCCTTGCCCGAGTTCGATCTTTACCTGAACGTTAACTTCTGGTCGACAGTGAAGTTCAAGAACGCTTCTGAGAAAGTCTTTAAAGAGATCCTGACCTATACAGAGTCAGAGTTTTTATACGTTTGCCTTGTGAATAAAGGTAAAGGAACTCCTTTTATCTCAGGCTTGGAGCTAAGGCCAGTGAACAGCTCAATCTACAATACTGAATATGGAAGAAACGTCTCATTGGTGTTATACCAAAGATGGGACATAGGATACTTGAACGGAACAGGACGGTACCAAAACGATGTGTATGATCGTATCTGGTCTCCTTACACTCCCGTTTCTTGGAATTCAATTAGAACAACTGGGTACATCGATGTTTTTCAAAGCGGTTATAGCCCACCTGATGAGGTTATCAAGACAGCTGCTTCGCCTAAAAGCGAAGATGATCCAATGGAACTGTCATGGACATCAGATGATACAAATGCTAGGTTCTACGCATATCTTTACTTTGCGGAACTCGAAACGCTTAAGGCTAATGAGAGTAGGAAGATGGAGATATGGTGGAACGGTTCCCCTTTTTCAGAAGATCCTTTCATTTCTCCTTTTGAGTATTCAACGACTCTGTCTGCTTCAAGATCATTTACTGGTGATCACTTGATATCTCTTCAGAAGACAGAAGATTCAACACTTCCACCAATGCTCAATGCCATTGAGATTTTTACAGCGCAATCTCTAGATGAATTTTCCACCGCGGTAGAAGAAGGTGTGTGTTTCATGATCTTTCTTATTCTTGATTTTCTAgtgaaaatttacattttatacaacGTTAATGCAGTTTACGcgatagaaaacataaaatctcTTTATAAAGTCAAAAAAGTTTGGAGTGGTGATCCTTGTGCTCCAAGACTATACCCTTGGGAAGGTGTTGGATGCATCTACAATAATAACAATCATCATATCAAGTCTTTGAATCTTAGCTCAAGTGGGTTACAAGGACCAATAGTAATGGCGTTTAGAAATCTCTCCCTTCTTGAGTCATT GGATTTATCTAACAACGATCTACAACATAATGTGCCTGAGTTTTTGGCTGatctaaaacatttgaaatcaCT GAATTTGAAAGGAAATAACTTCACTGGGGTTATCCCAAAATCTCTTATGAAAAAATGGCAGGAGGGTTTACTTGCACTCAG TGTGGATGACAAAAACCGTTGTAACTCAAGCTCATgtcaagaaaagaagaagaacaacatgGTAGTGCCAATAGCTGCAGCCACATCAGTGATAGTTCTCCTTGTGGTTTTGCTGATCATATGGATCATACTAAGGCAAAGAAAAAGAG tttCAGGAGCCGATGCAGGACCAGGACCAATCCCCCCTCCAGGAAAGAGAAGGTTTGGAGAAAATGCAGGACCAGGACCACTCCTGCCCTCAGGGAAGAGAAGGTTCACATATGATGAAGTCTCTAGCATCACAAACAACTTCAATAAAGTGATAGGTAAAGGAGGGTTTGGTATTGTCTACCTTGGCTCCCTCGAAGATGGAGCTAAAATTGCTGTAAAGATGATTAAGGATTCTTTATCTACAATACCTAAtgtaacatcatcatcatcgtcatcaacACGAGCTTCCAAAGAATTCCAAACCGAG GCAGAGCTTCTTTTGACAGTCCATCACAGGAACCTAGCATCGTTTGTTGGTTACTGCGACGATGAACGCAGTACAGCTCTCATCTATGAATACATGGCCAATGGCAACTTGCAGGATTATCTATCAAGTGAGAAAGCAGAGGATCTTAGCTGGGAGAAGAGACTCCATATAGCCATTGACGCTGCACAAG GGTTGGAGTATTTGCACCAAGGTTGCAGGCCACCAATAATACACAGAGATGTTAAAACAGCAAACATTCTATTAAACGATAACTTGGAAGCCAAGATTGCTGATTTTGGGGTTTCTAAGGTCTTCCCTGATGACGATCTCACCCACGTAGAGACTGCTGTCATGGGCACTCCCGGCTACATTGATCCTGA ATACTACAGAACGTTCATGTTGAACGAGAAGAGCGACGTGTACAGTTTCGGGATCGTGCTTCTTGAACTCATCACCGGTCAGCGAGCCATCGTGAGAACAAAAGAGGGAGAAAAAATAAGCGTCATCCACTTCGTCGAGCCTTTCTTGGAGACTGGAGAGCTTGACGGCGTCGTGGACCCGCTGCTTCACGGAGACTACTCACCGGACTCAGCATGGAAATTTGTGGAGGTGGCAATGTCTTGCGTCAGAGAAAGAGGGTTTAACAGACCAGCAATGAACCAGGTCGTGTCTGAGCTACAACAGTGCTTAGCTGCTGAGCTGGCTCATGAGCCAGAGAGATCATCAGAAGGAAATGGTGACAGAGAAGTAGACTaa
- the LOC106397720 gene encoding heavy metal-associated isoprenylated plant protein 42, which translates to MEDLNFPICILKMDLQCCEDFASRVKKRLRKVKGVYAITIVPTKGLILVSGTAEPQVLITAVQKIGQTPKLYAYEKDPAKAKTQFAALLKRYANKEEHRDEPTPPATCPLPPVRGFGHPVRPMMPMFSLPRTVGPPGWLAPGALMVRCEAPKVMPRKEPAKYPLDYYDKKGFPAHDSPFRYFSDDHAQPCSIM; encoded by the exons atggaGGATTTAAACTTTCCG ATCTGCATACTGAAAATGGATCTCCAGTGTTGCGAAGACTTCGCTTCCAGAGTGAAGAAGCGTCTTCGTAAAGTAAAAG GAGTTTACGCTATTACCATAGTCCCGACCAAGGGTCTCATCTTGGTCTCCGGCACAGCAGAACCTCAGGTACTTATCACAGCCGTCCAAAAAATCGGGCAAACCCCCAAACTCTACGCCTACGAGAAGGACCCAGCCAAGGCTAAGACCCAGTTCGCCGCCTTGCTCAAGCGTTACGCTAATAAGGAGGAGCATAGAGACGAGCCGACACCACCCGCAACTTGCCCGTTACCACCAGTTAGGGGTTTCGGGCATCCGGTACGGCCGATGATGCCGATGTTTTCGTTGCCGCGGACGGTGGGTCCGCCCGGATGGTTGGCACCGGGGGCACTGATGGTAAGGTGCGAGGCGCCGAAGGTTATGCCAAGGAAGGAGCCGGCGAAGTATCCGTTGGATTACTACGATAAGAAGGGTTTCCCTGCACACGACTCTCCTTTCCGTTATTTCAGCGATGATCACGCGCAACCTTGCTCGATCATGTGa
- the LOC106398110 gene encoding thiamine phosphate phosphatase-like protein isoform X2, protein MMTELHSQGRSVQDIEACLQRIMPIDSHIVEAIKSAKSLGCDLKIVSDANQFFIEKILEQHDLLDCFSDIYTNPTSVDEIGKLRISPYHGGGAAASTPPHSCNLCPPNLCKGLVMDHIRASSSSPKDQILTRFIYLGDGGGDFCPTLKLRECDCVMPRTNYPLWKRISDNPSLIKADVKEWSSAEELQRILMQLVSTITKEDS, encoded by the exons ATGATGACGGAGCTTCACTCGCAAGGGAGATCGGTTCAGGACATTGAAGCTTGCTTGCAAAGAATAATGCCTATAGACTCTCATATCGTCGAAGCTATCAAATCAGCCAAGTCTCTAGG ATGTGATTTGAAGATTGTGAGTGATGCAAACCAGTTTTTCATCGAGAAGATACTAGAGCAGCATGATTTGTTGGATTGCTTCTCAGATATTTACACAAACCCAACCTCTGTTGATGAAATTGGAAAGTTAAGGATCTCACCATACCATGGTGGTGGTGCTGCTGCATCGACTCCTCCGCATAGCTGCAATCTCTGCCCTCCAAATCTGTGCAAG GGTTTGGTAATGGATCATATacgagcttcttcttcttctcccaagGATCAGATTTTAACGAGGTTTATCTACCTTGGGGATGGAGGAGGTGACTTCTGTCCGACATTGAAGCTGAGAGAGTGTGATTGTGTGATGCCGAGAACGAATTATCCGCTATGGAAGCGGATTTCAGACAACCCCTCGCTGATCAAAGCAGATGTCAAGGAATGGAGCAGTGCAGAGGAACTACAGAGGATCCTTATGCAACTTGTCAGCACAATAACAAAGGAAGATTCATAA
- the LOC106355839 gene encoding uncharacterized protein LOC106355839 translates to MVADVISGSSWSFPHPRSQQEVAFHSYLTTIPLPLPNDVNDVFEWKTPDCTLNVFNSRATWEVLRPRQPSQAWHDVVWFKGALPKHAFTMWVANYDRLPTRSRLISWGLAIPATCPLCAALPETRDHLFISCPYTGDIWTQVFARCNPPSRMFADWNELLSWIRTATSKRKVLLRKLASQAVIFHVWNQRNNLIHNATALSATTVFISLDRELRNLISSRRTKKHFSSLMALWIR, encoded by the coding sequence ATGGTAGCTGATGTTATCTCTGGCTCATCCTGGTCGTTTCCTCATCCACGCTCTCAGCAGGAAGTGGCCTTTCACTCTTATTTAACTACTATTCCccttccacttcctaatgatgtCAATGATGTATTTGAATGGAAAACTCCTGATTGTACTTTGAATGTGTTTAACTCTAGGGCTACTTGGGAGGTGCTGAGACCTAGACAGCCAAGCCAAGCCTGGCATGATGTCGTCTGGTTCAAAGGGGCTCTGCCGAAGCACGCCTTCACGATGTGGGTAGCGAACTACGATCGCCTACCGACAAGATCAAGACTGATCTCTTGGGGTCTTGCAATTCCAGCGACGTGCCCTCTCTGCGCAGCTCTCCCGGAAACGCGTGATCACTTATTTATCTCCTGTCCATATACCGGCGATATATGGACTCAGGTATTCGCTAGATGCAACCCTCCCTCGCGGATGTTTGCGGACTGGAACGAGCTCCTATCCTGGATCCGAACAGCTACGTCGAAGAGGAAGGTCCTGCTAAGGAAGCTGGCTTCTCAAGCGGTGATCTTTCATGTATGGAATCAGAGGAATAACCTGATTCACAATGCTACTGCCCTGTCTGCTACAACCGTCTTCATTTCTCTTGACAGGGAGTTGAGGAATTTAATCTCCTCTAGAAGAACCAAAAAACATTTTAGCTCACTTATGGCTTTATGGATTAGATAG
- the LOC106397941 gene encoding protein arginine N-methyltransferase 1.1: MTKKNNNNNEEEEFVSFGHNLNTKIRFEDADEDEVAEGSGLEAAQDESMCEAGESTDAAEVTDDTTSADYYFDSYSHFGIHEEMLKDVVRTKTYQNVIYQNKFLIKDKIVLDVGAGTGILSLFCAKAGAKHVYAVECSQMADMAKEIVKANGFSDVITVLKGKIEEIELPTPKVDVIISEWMGYFLLFENMLDSVIYARNKWLVDGGIVLPDKASLFLTAIEDSEYKEDKIEFWNSVYGFDMSCIKKKAMMEPLVDTVDQNQIVTDSKLLKTMDISKMSSGDASFTAPFKLVAQRNDYIHALVAYFDVSFTMCHKLLGFSTGPRSRATHWKQTVMYLEDVLTICEGETITGSMSVSYNKKNPRDVDIKLSYSLNGQHSKVSRTQHYKMR, encoded by the exons ATGACTAAGaagaataacaacaacaacgagGAAGAAGAGTTCGTCAGCTTCGGACACAACCTGAACACGAAGATACGCTTTGAAGATGCTGATGAAGACGAAGTTGCAGAAGGCTCCGGTTTGGAAGCCGCTCAAGACGAATCAATGTGCGAAGCTGGAGAGAGCACCGATGCAGCTGAAGTCACTGATGATACCACCAGCGCCGATTACTACTTCGATTCCTACTCTCACTTCG GAATTCATGAA GAGATGTTGAAGGATGTAGTGAGAACAAAGACTTACCAGAACGTAATTTACCAAAACAAGTTTCTCATCAAGGACAAAATTGTTCTTGATGTGGGAGCTGGGACAGGAATCTTGTCTCTCTTCTGTGCCAAGGCAGGAGCAAAACATGTCTACGCT GTTGAATGTTCTCAAATGGCTGACATGGCAAAGGAGATTGTTAAAGCCAATGGATTTTCTGATG TTATAACGGTTTTGAAAGGGAAGATTGAGGAGATAGAGCTTCCCACTCCTAAAGTGGATGTGATTATATCTGAATGGATGGGTTACTTTTTGTTGTTTGAAAACATGTTGGACAGTGTCATATACGCTCGCAATAAATGGCTT GTTGATGGTGGAATTGTGCTACCAGACAAAGCCTCTCTCTTTCTTACAGCAATTGAGGATTCTGAGTACAAAGAAGACAAAATTGAAT TTTGGAACAGTGTGTATGGTTTTGACATGTCATGCATCAAGAAAAAAGCTATGATGGAACCACTTGTTGACACAGTCGACCAAAACCAGATTGTCACTGATAGTAAGCTACTTAAG ACAATGGATATCTCAAAGATGTCTTCTGGTGATGCTTCCTTCACAGCTCCCTTTAAACTTGTTGCGCAACGCAATGATTACATCCACGCCCTTGTAGCCTACTTTGATGTTTCATTCACCATGTGCCACAAGCTGCTAGGTTTCTCAACAG GACCGAGATCCCGGGCTACGCACTGGAAACAAACAGTCATGTACCTCGAAGATGTGTTAACCATATGCGAGGGTGAGACAATCACTGGAAGCATGTCTGTTTCGTATAACAAGAAGAATCCTAGAGACGTTGACATTAAGCTAAGCTATTCGTTGAATGGCCAGCACTCCAAGGTCTCAAGGACTCAACACTACAAAATGCGCTGA
- the LOC106397800 gene encoding uncharacterized protein LOC106397800: MASKLVQVQSKACEASKFVAKHGTSYYRQLLEKNKHYIQEPATVEKCQELSKQLLYTRLASIPKRYETFWKEVDYAKNLWKNRSDLKVEDAGIAALFGLECFAWYCAGEIAGRGFTFTGYYP, from the exons atggcATCGAAGTTGGTACAAGTTCAGTCAAAGGCATGTGAGGCTTCAAAGTTCGTGGCTAAGCATGGAACTTCCTATTACAGGCAGTTGCTTGAGAAGAACAAGCATTACATCCAGGAGCCTGCCACCGTGGAGAAGTGCCAAGAGCTGTCTAAGCAGCTTCTGTACACCCGTCTTGCTAG CATTCCCAAACGCTATGAGACTTTCTGGAAGGAAGTAGACTACGCAAAGAACTTGTGGAAGAACAGATCCGATCTGAAGGTAGAAGATGCAGGAATTGCTGCATTGTTTGGTCTCGAATGCTTTGCATGGTACTGCGCAGGAGAAATTGCTGGAAGAGGATTCACCTTCACCGGCTACTACCCTTGA
- the BNAC01G09000D gene encoding uncharacterized protein BNAC01G09000D — protein MVEKMSRVLLAVTLALLASSALLPVSNAAKLSSAPRKEDVPFIKCQVCEKLASRLHQLVKEKQVQISPKKISEYEIIEIAENVCNLKKEEADWILKIDIVEKGDKLQLVEQEEEGMCNSECKTIEAACQKVIGYSDTDVAEYIYKSKPDLASLVNHLCKDLTDACTKNPPPLPKDRVPGEPFVAKPSKDAEMDKIMRSMQGMPGAPGMKVYSREDIEKYKDNPGKFGNEDEDDDEDEDEEKEDDKFPKNLGKVLKEKKSSKKEEWKKTITKELKKKGGVLKRHAQKVSNRVRRWWKRVRSSYSKKPKSSKSEL, from the exons ATGGTGGAGAAGATGAGTCGAGTTCTGCTAGCTGTAACATTAGCTCTTCTAGCTTCGTCAGCGTTATTACCAGTCTCAAATGCGGCGAAGTTGTCGTCAGCGCCGAGAAAGGAGGATGTTCCGTTCATTAAGTGTCAGGTGTGCGAGAAACTTGCCTCGCGGCTACACCAGCTGGTGAAGGAGAAGCAAGTGCAGATCTCTCCCAAGAAG ATCTCGGAGTATGAGATCATTGAGATTGCTGAGAATGTATGCAACTTGAAGAAAGAGGAAGCTGATTGGATCCTCAAGATTGACATTGTGGAGAAAGGCGATAAGCTTCAG cTGGttgagcaagaagaagaagggatgTGCAATTCGGAGTGCAAGACCATCGAGGCTGCTTGTCAAAAA GTCATTGGTTACTCAGACACAGATGTTGCTGAGTATATATACAAGTCTAAGCCTGATCTTGCTTCACTGGTTAATCACCTATGCAAAGACCTCACCGATGCTTGTACCAAGAACCCGCCTCCTCTCCCCAAG GACCGGGTTCCTGGAGAACCGTTTGTTGCAAAGCCATCGAAAGATGCTGAGATGGACAAGATCATGAGATCAATGCAG GGCATGCCAGGTGCACCTGGCATGAAGGTATACTCTAGAGAAGACATAGAGAAGTACAAAGATAACCCTGGGAAATTCGgtaatgaagatgaagatgacgacgaagatgaagatgaggaaaaagaagatgacaagtttcCCAAGAACTTG GGAAAAgttttgaaagagaaaaagagtaGTAAAAAGGAAGAATGGAAAAAGACAATCACTAAGGAGCTCAAGAAGAAAGGAGGGGTTCTGAAGAGACATGCACAGAAAGTGTCCAACCGGGTCAGGAGATGGTGGAAAAGAGTTAGATCCTCTTATTCCAAGAAACCTAAATCCAGCAAATCTGAGCTGTAG
- the LOC106398110 gene encoding thiamine phosphate phosphatase-like protein isoform X1, whose amino-acid sequence MAEGIVIVFDFDRTLIDGDSDNWVVTEMGLTEIFHQLRFTLPWNRLMDRMMTELHSQGRSVQDIEACLQRIMPIDSHIVEAIKSAKSLGCDLKIVSDANQFFIEKILEQHDLLDCFSDIYTNPTSVDEIGKLRISPYHGGGAAASTPPHSCNLCPPNLCKGLVMDHIRASSSSPKDQILTRFIYLGDGGGDFCPTLKLRECDCVMPRTNYPLWKRISDNPSLIKADVKEWSSAEELQRILMQLVSTITKEDS is encoded by the exons ATGGCGGAGGGAATCGTGATAGTATTCGACTTCGATCGGACATTGATCGACGGAGATAGTGACAACTGGGTTGTAACGGAGATGGGGCTCACAGAGATCTTCCATCAGCTCCGCTTCACTTTACCATGGAATCGCCTCATG GATAGGATGATGACGGAGCTTCACTCGCAAGGGAGATCGGTTCAGGACATTGAAGCTTGCTTGCAAAGAATAATGCCTATAGACTCTCATATCGTCGAAGCTATCAAATCAGCCAAGTCTCTAGG ATGTGATTTGAAGATTGTGAGTGATGCAAACCAGTTTTTCATCGAGAAGATACTAGAGCAGCATGATTTGTTGGATTGCTTCTCAGATATTTACACAAACCCAACCTCTGTTGATGAAATTGGAAAGTTAAGGATCTCACCATACCATGGTGGTGGTGCTGCTGCATCGACTCCTCCGCATAGCTGCAATCTCTGCCCTCCAAATCTGTGCAAG GGTTTGGTAATGGATCATATacgagcttcttcttcttctcccaagGATCAGATTTTAACGAGGTTTATCTACCTTGGGGATGGAGGAGGTGACTTCTGTCCGACATTGAAGCTGAGAGAGTGTGATTGTGTGATGCCGAGAACGAATTATCCGCTATGGAAGCGGATTTCAGACAACCCCTCGCTGATCAAAGCAGATGTCAAGGAATGGAGCAGTGCAGAGGAACTACAGAGGATCCTTATGCAACTTGTCAGCACAATAACAAAGGAAGATTCATAA
- the LOC106397628 gene encoding xaa-Pro dipeptidase: MSSLSPPPVPMELHAVNRRKLFDSLRRHLSSTDRPLDGFVLLQGGEEKNRYCTDHAELFRQESYFAYLFGVREPDFYGAIDIGSGKSILFIPRLPDDYAVWLGEIKPLSHFKETYMVDMVYYVDEIIQVLSEQFKGSGKPLLYILHGLNTDSGNLSKPASFEGIEKFETDLTTLHPILAECRVIKSSLELQLLQFANDISSEAHVEVMRKVTPGMKEYQMESMFLHHTYMYGGCRHCSYTCICATGDNSAVLHYGHAAAPNDRTFEDGDLALLDMGGEYHFYASDITCSFPVNGKFTSDQSLIYNAVLKAHNSVISAMKPGVNWVDMHKLAERIILESLKKGSILTGDVEEMMVERLGAVFMPHGLGHFMGIDTHDTGGYPLGVERPKEPGLKSLRTARDLLEGMVITVEPGCYFIKALLVPAMENAKTSKFFNRETIERFKNIGGVRIESDLVVTANGCKNMTNVPRETWEIEAVMAGGSWPPVTTGNNTTK, encoded by the exons ATGTCCTCCCTGTCTCCTCCACCGGTTCCGATGGAGCTCCACGCCGTGAACCGGCGGAAGCTCTTCGATTCACTACGCCGTCACTTGTCTAGCACCGATCGCCCTCTTGATGGATTCGTTTTACTTCAG GGAGGCGAAGAGAAGAACCGGTACTGCACTGATCACGCCGAGCTCTTCAG GCAGGAGAGCTATTTTGCTTACTTGTTTGGAGTCAGAGAGCCTGATTTCTATGGAGCTATT GACATTGGAAGTGGGAAGTCTATCCTTTTTATTCCAAGGTTGCCTGATGATTATGCTGTCTGGTTAGGGGAGATAAAGCCATTGTCCCACTTTAAG GAAACATATATGGTTGACATGGTTTACTATGTTGATGAGATTATCCAAGTCTTGAGTGAACAATTTAAGGGATCTGGAAAGCCCCTGTTGTATATTTTGCATGGTCTTAACACCGACAGTGGAAACTTATCGAAACCTGCCAGCTTTGAG GGGATTGAAAAGTTTGAGACTGATTTGACTACTTTGCATCCTATTTTGGCGGAATGTCGAGTTATCAAGTCAAGTTTGGAGCTTCAACTACTGCAATTTGCAAATGATATAAGTTCTGAAGCTCATGTAGAG GTTATGAGGAAAGTCACACCTGGCATGAAAGAATATCAGATGGAAAGTATGTTTTTGCATCATACGTACATGTACGGTGGCTGTAGGCACTGCTCGTACACATGCATCTGCGCGACAGGGGATAATAG TGCTGTTCTTCATTATGGGCACGCTGCAGCTCCAAATGATAGA ACTTTTGAAGATGGAGATCTGGCATTGCTTGATATGGGTGGTGAATACCATTTTTATGCGTCTGACATAACATGCTCATTCCCC GTCAATGGTAAATTTACAAGTGACCAGAGTCTAATCTACAAT GCTGTTCTGAAAGCACATAATTCTGTAATCTCTGCGATGAAGCCAGGAGTAAACTGGGTGGATATGCACAA GTTAGCAGAAAGAATCATCCTTGAGTCACTGAAGAAGGGGTCCATCCTCACTGg TGATGTAGAAGAGATGATGGTAGAACGCTTGGGTGCTGTTTTCATGCCTCATGGACTAGGTCACTTCATGGGCATTGACACACACGATACCGGTGGTTACCCATTG ggAGTAGAAAGACCAAAGGAACCGGGACTGAAGTCATTACGCACTGCAAGAgatctccttgaaggaatg GTAATAACGGTGGAGCCAGGATGCTACTTCATCAAGGCATTGCTAGTCCCAGCCATGGAAAACGCAAAAACTTCCAAGTTCTTCAACCGTGAAACAATAGAGAGATTCAAGAACATAGGAGGTGTCAGAATCGAAAGCGATTTG gtcGTTACTGCGAATGGCTGCAAGAACATGACGAATGTTCCAAGGGAGACGTGGGAGATCGAAGCTGTGATGGCTGGAGGGTCTTGGCCTCCCGTCACTACAGGAAACAATACTACCAAGTGA